In Syntrophorhabdus sp., the sequence CCTGGCATCGGCATACGTCATGACCCGGCTTGTGCGGGGGCCTTTCCGTGAGATCTCGGAGTCCTTCGAGGGCCTCTCGAAAGGCGACCTCACCAGGAGACTCGAAGAGGCGTCGAGCGGCGAGTTCGGTGTTATGGGAAGAAACTTCAACAGCTTCGTTGAGCGCTTCAGCGATGCTCTCTCCGGGGTCGCGGACAGGAGCAGCCAGATATCCTTCGCCGTCAATACCCTCGACGCGACAGCGAGCCAGATGGCGCGGGGGGCTGACGTCGTCCTGACGGAGATCACATCCGTCGCGACGGCCAGCGAGGAGATGTCGGCAACGGCAACGGAGATAACGAACAACTGCATTTCAGCGGCAAAAAGCTCCGAGATAGCAAACAATTCAGCCGTGACGGGGGAGAACATCATACAGGAGATCATCCGGAGCATGGGCCGCATCGACGAGCGCGTCAAGGAGTCGGCCCTTATCATCCATAAGCTGGGAGAACGTTCCGACCAGATCGGCGAGATCGCCGGGATCATCAACGACATCGCGGAACAGACGAACCTTCTCGCTCTCAATGCCGCCATCGAGGCGGCCCGGGCCGGTGAGCACGGCCGGGGGTTCGCCGTTGTCGCCGACGAGGTCCGCAAGCTGGCGGAAAGAACGACAGCCGCGACAAAGCAGATCGGAGACACGATACAGACGATGCAGAACGAGATGAAGAACGCCGTCGTTTCCATGGAGGGCGGGGTAAAAGAGGTCGAGATAGGCAACAACGAAACGGCGAAATCGGGCAGTGCCCTCAAAGAGATCCTGAACCAGATCAACGCCCTGGCATCGCAGATAAACCAGATAGCGGTCGCGTCGGAAGAACAGAGCGCGACAACGAACGAGATCAACAACAACATCCAGAAGATATCGAAGATCATGGACACGGCGGCAAAGAACATTGCCGAGAATGCCGACGCCTCATCGAACCTGTCCAATCTGTCGGTGGAACTCAACAAGCTTGCCAATCAGTTCAAGCTGCAGAGCCGCGATCAGTCCCGGGAAAGCACCGCCAGCAAGGAAGAGGCCGTGCTCTTTGTCGAGAAGGCGGCCGAGTATCTCAAGAACGCGAACGACAGAAAGAAGGCCTACCAGGAGATGAGCGATCCACACGGCCGGTTCGTGAAGGGCGACCTGTACATCTTCGTGAACACCATCGAGGGTATCACTGAGGCCCACGGGCAGAATCCCAAGC encodes:
- a CDS encoding HAMP domain-containing protein, which encodes MKEFMRNLSITQKMLVSPVVAATLIAASGIAFYLFFPGSVNPVIFAVMAAAVVVVLASAYVMTRLVRGPFREISESFEGLSKGDLTRRLEEASSGEFGVMGRNFNSFVERFSDALSGVADRSSQISFAVNTLDATASQMARGADVVLTEITSVATASEEMSATATEITNNCISAAKSSEIANNSAVTGENIIQEIIRSMGRIDERVKESALIIHKLGERSDQIGEIAGIINDIAEQTNLLALNAAIEAARAGEHGRGFAVVADEVRKLAERTTAATKQIGDTIQTMQNEMKNAVVSMEGGVKEVEIGNNETAKSGSALKEILNQINALASQINQIAVASEEQSATTNEINNNIQKISKIMDTAAKNIAENADASSNLSNLSVELNKLANQFKLQSRDQSRESTASKEEAVLFVEKAAEYLKNANDRKKAYQEMSDPHGRFVKGDLYIFVNTIEGITEAHGQNPKLVGKEMHELKDADGKFFIKEISEVAKTKGKGWVDYKWINPVTGKILEKTTYCQRVGDVYIGCGIY